TGTCAGCTGTGCTGCTAATTCTCAATTCCGGTCGATACTTGTCAACTGCATATCAAGCAACATTGTTACCGTTTATTCTCCatttctttgtcttttctaTAGGCACAACACTATAACGGTCCCGAACTTGGTCCGGATTCTGCAGGTCCTACTTCAGTGCCGATTGGAGTAGCAGCAATTATCGCCTTTTTTTGACACCCGTTGCGCCAACTCCCATTTTCCGAAACCTGCGCCGTTCAATCCATCGCAAGCCCGAAAGACAACTTCCGTGTGCGCCAAACCGAGTGCCTCCGAATTTTGACTCTCCCCGATAAGACCTCAGCAGCCATTGCGCCAAATCTACGGACTGCCGGAATATTACGTCCCTGCGATACTTTTGCCCGGTTTTCACGATATAGGTTATAGGAATTTTCAATCACGACCATCCCAAAGGCTTAGGTAGACCTAGCCGCCCAACGCAAAACCTCGTAATTCACATTCGCCCATTGAGATACGGATCCGTTGCGCCAATTTGAAAACCAAAGCCGCCCATTTGCGAcacaccatcaccatggGTCACTGGGACTGGACCGCTTTCTTCAGCTCACGAGACCGGCGGAATTTCCCCGGCGTCGTGATGCCGCTTGCCGAtgccccagcagctcaacAACCGATCCCCAatgcagaaaaggaaaaggaaccGGATAACGAAGCGAATAGCAACAAGCTAACCACAATGTCTTCGGAAGAGAAAGGAGCCAGTCCTGTGCCCCAAAGCGGCTCCCTGACTCTCGAAGCCCTTCGCGCGGAAGTCGAATCTGACATTGCCGCCTCGGGTTTGGACACTGCCTATGATCGTACGTTCGCTTGCCTTGTCTTGTGCTCGGATGCAGAGCAACACTGCTTGCGATGACCTCATGCGTCGTTTCCCCTTTGCTCCGGTATGCTGACCATCATACAGGGAAGGCAAAAGTTATCAACAGAGCCATTCAGGACATTGGTATGGGCCGGTACCAATGGGAGCTATTCGTTCTCTGTGGATTTGGCTGGGTTGCCGACAAGTGAGTGCCCCatatgaaaagaaaagaggagatGCGATACTAACCACATGTCCCTTACAGCCTCTGGCTACAGGTGAGATTTCCCGATTGGTTACTGTTCCAGCGGCTGTGAAACTAAAACATGCAGGGTGTGGCATTAACGCTGAACTCACTGTCCGCTGAATTCAACGTTGATTCTTCCTATGTTCGCTTTACAACATGCTCCCTTTTCGTCGGACTAATTGTTGGCGCCTCGTTCTGGGGTCTGGCCTCTGACGCGATTGGCCGTCGTCCTGCCTTCAACATAACTCTGCTCCTCTGCGGTGTTTTTGGACTCGCTTCCGGTGGTGCTCCTAACTGGATCGCGTAAGTTGACGTACTTTCATGACTACAGCATCCATTCTAACAACGTACAGCGTGTGTGCTCTCTTCGCCTGCCTTGGTTTGGGTGTTGGTGGTAACCTGCCCGTTGATGCAGCCATCTTCCTGGAATTCCTGCCCTTCGCCTCAGGAGCCCTGCTGAGTTCCATGGCTCTGTTCTGGTCGATAGGCACCCTGATTTCCAGTTTACTTGCCTGGGCATTCATCGTGAATTATTCGTGCCCTGAAAACGAGCCTTGTACCAAGGCCAACAACTGGGGATGGAGATATCTGGTCTTGTCTTTGGGTGCTATTACGTTCGCCATGTTCCTTGCGcgtttcttcctcttcacgtTGTATGAGTCGCCCAAGTTCCTTGTGTCCAGAGGTCGCCAGGATGAGGCTGTCACCGCAGTGCAGGGTATTGCCTACAAGAACAAGACTCAGACCTGGCTCACGGACGAGGTTCTGAATGAAATTGGTGGATACCCTGAAGAAGTTTCAGACCAGAAGCTTTCCTACACGGAGATTCTCAAGCGGTCTCTTTCCAAGTTCTCGTACGAGCAGGTTATCCCTCTTTTCAGGACAAAGAGACTCGGAATCACAACCATCATCATCTGGTTCCTGTGGACCACCATCGGAATGGGCTACACCCTGTTCAACGCCTTCCTGCCCCAATACCTAAGCACGTCATCCTCCGTCTACGAAACCTACCGCAACTATGCCATCACCGCCGTCTGCGGTATCCCCGGCCCCATGGTCGCCTACTTCACCGTCGACCTCAAGTATATCGGCCGAAAGGGAACCCTCGCCATCTCCACTCTCATCACCGGTGTCCTCCTCTTCTGCTTCACAGCCTCCCAAGATCCCAACGCGCAACTCGTCTGCTCAGCCCTCGAATCCTTCTTCCAGATGATGATGTACGGTGTGCTATATGCATACACACCTGAAGTCTTCCCCGCGCCGAACCGTGGAACCGGCACTGGTATCGCTAGCTGTCTGAACCGGATCGCTGGCCTTTGTGCGCCGATTATTGCCATCTATGGGGGTTCTAATGCGTCGGCTCCGATTTATGCATCTGGTGCATTGTTGTTGGTTTCGTTTGTTGCTATGTGCTTGTTGCCGATCGAGACTAGGGGGAAACAGTCTCTGTAGAGTTTTCaagacagaaaaagaaaacagaaaagTTGCGGCGAGGCCGTTGTACTTGTGTTTTAAGTGCTGGATACCCAGGGGTGGAGCGTTATATTTTAATGGATACCTTAGCGTATAAAAGAATTGATGCCAGTTACGATGTTGTTATTGCCTTGTTATCAGTATGGCTCAGTCCTCTTTAGTATCAACTGCCTAGTACGAGCCCTTTTCGGCCGGGCATCTAAGTCTGGTCGCCGTTCGGCGGCTTCCATGGGGTTCATACATGTATG
This sequence is a window from Aspergillus chevalieri M1 DNA, chromosome 5, nearly complete sequence. Protein-coding genes within it:
- a CDS encoding uncharacterized protein (COG:G;~EggNog:ENOG410Q1SR) — encoded protein: MGHWDWTAFFSSRDRRNFPGVVMPLADAPAAQQPIPNAEKEKEPDNEANSNKLTTMSSEEKGASPVPQSGSLTLEALRAEVESDIAASGLDTAYDRKAKVINRAIQDIGMGRYQWELFVLCGFGWVADNLWLQVRFPDWLLFQRL
- a CDS encoding uncharacterized protein (COG:G;~EggNog:ENOG410Q1SR;~InterPro:IPR020846,IPR005828,IPR036259;~PFAM:PF07690,PF00083;~TransMembrane:9 (o6-29i50-69o89-112i191-212o232-250i262-280o286-306i318-341o347-368i);~go_component: GO:0016021 - integral component of membrane [Evidence IEA];~go_function: GO:0022857 - transmembrane transporter activity [Evidence IEA];~go_process: GO:0055085 - transmembrane transport [Evidence IEA]) translates to MTTASILTTYSVCALFACLGLGVGGNLPVDAAIFLEFLPFASGALLSSMALFWSIGTLISSLLAWAFIVNYSCPENEPCTKANNWGWRYLVLSLGAITFAMFLARFFLFTLYESPKFLVSRGRQDEAVTAVQGIAYKNKTQTWLTDEVLNEIGGYPEEVSDQKLSYTEILKRSLSKFSYEQVIPLFRTKRLGITTIIIWFLWTTIGMGYTLFNAFLPQYLSTSSSVYETYRNYAITAVCGIPGPMVAYFTVDLKYIGRKGTLAISTLITGVLLFCFTASQDPNAQLVCSALESFFQMMMYGVLYAYTPEVFPAPNRGTGTGIASCLNRIAGLCAPIIAIYGGSNASAPIYASGALLLVSFVAMCLLPIETRGKQSL